In a single window of the Montipora capricornis isolate CH-2021 chromosome 11, ASM3666992v2, whole genome shotgun sequence genome:
- the LOC138023036 gene encoding octapeptide-repeat protein T2-like has product MKEGRKEARKEERKKGIKEARKEGSKEGRTERTKEIRKQGKKEGRKQERKEGRERKEGRKQGRKEGRKEGRKQGRKEGRKDRRNQGHKEARKEGRKEASKEGSEEGIKEATKKGRKYRTKRGRKQGQYLKLSWMSVERNNSNQCKRKKTKTKPVYLTNSGVAS; this is encoded by the coding sequence atgaaggaaggaaggaaggaagcaaggaaggaagaaaggaagaaaggaataaaggaagcaaggaaggaaggaagcaaGGAAGGAAGGACAGAACGAACCAAGGAAATAAGGAagcaaggaaaaaaggaaggaaggaagcaagaaagaaaggaaggaagagagagaaaggaaggaaggaagcaaggaaggaaggaaggaaggaaggaaggaaggaagcaaggaaggaaggaaggaaggaaggacaGAAGGAACCAAGGACATAAGGAAGCaaggaaagaaggaaggaaggaagcaaGCAAGGAAGGAAGTGAGGAAGGAATTAAGGAAGCaacgaagaaaggaaggaagtaTAGAACAAAGAGAGGAAGGAAGCAAGGACAGTATTTAAAGCTTTCGTGGATGAGTGTAGAACGTAATAATTCAAATCAatgcaagagaaaaaaaacaaaaacaaaaccagtgTACCTGACGAACAGTGGTGTGGCCAGCTAA
- the LOC138024566 gene encoding uncharacterized protein, translating to MMLSLPAEKTDKILDCCHRLLVSQSITLRNLASLIGLLESSRPAIWRAPLHFRHLQSDLIRGLQMNQESYDALIALSPSARVELAWWLRHTLNANGSPVHLPPPDMIITTDASKKGWGAVHQSFQTNGRWSQKESLQHINYLELKASFLALKTFLKDKSHVSVSLQLDNTTAIAYINNKGGTRSPQLMTLALEMWDWCQERDILLIASHIPGRDNVSADKESREFTDMSEWKLDPIIIQPFLLNCQTDLFASRLTSQLAAYISWRPDPGAIHTDAFTINWATLRGYAFPPSI from the coding sequence ATGATGCTATCTCTCCCGGCAGAAAAAACCGACAAAATTCTAGACTGTTGTCACCGTCTGCTCGTTTCTCAAAGTATCACATTGCGAAACCTAGCAAGTTTAATAGGTCTGTTAGAGTCCTCGAGACCAGCCATTTGGCGAGCTCCACTTCACTTTCGTCACTTGCAATCAGACCTGATAAGGGGCCTACAAATGAACCAGGAGTCTTACGACGCCTTGATCGCCCTGTCACCGAGTGCCAGAGTAGAACTTGCTTGGTGGTTGAGACACACCCTCAATGCAAACGGCAGTCCTGTACACCTTCCTCCGCCGGATATGATCATCACAACCGACGCCTCCAAGAAAGGTTGGGGTGCAGTGCATCAATCCTTTCAGACCAATGGCAGATGGTCCCAAAAAGAGTCTCTCCAACACATCAATTATCTAGAGCTAAAGGCGTCCTTTTTGGCCTTGAAAACCTTTCTCAAAGACAAGTCTCACGTATCCGTATCTCTGCAACTAGACAACACTACCGCCATCGCTTACATCAACAACAAAGGGGGTACACGTTCCCCCCAACTTATGACTCTGGCATTAGAGATGTGGGATTGGTGTCAGGAAAGAGACATCCTTCTGATAGCTTCTCACATCCCAGGAAGAGACAACGTCTCAGCGGACAAGGAGTCCAGAGAATTCACGGACATGAGCGAGTGGAAGTTGGACCCAATAATTATTCAGCCTTTTCTGCTGAATTGCCAGACCGATCTATTTGCGAGTCGTCTAACCAGTCAACTCGCGGCTTACATCAGTTGGAGACCCGACCCGGGAGCCATCCACACCGACGCCTTCACGATCAACTGGGCTACTCTACGGGGCTATGCCTTCCCCCCTTCAATCTGA